GGTGTCCGGCATGGTAATACGAGCCGATTGACGATTGAATGAAATAATATTGTCGCAGGGAGAAATTCCATGTGGGATTACACCGATAAAGTCAAGGACCTGTATAAACATCCCAAAAACGTCGGCACCATCGATAACGCCGATGCGGTGGGCGAGGTGGGGAGCATTGTATGCGGCGACGCGCTGACGCTTTACCTGAAAATAGAAGACAACATCATTAAAGACGCGAAGTTTCAGACCTTCGGCTGCGGAAGCGCCATCGCTTCGTCGTCGGCGCTCACCGAGATGATCATAGGAAGGACCGTCGAGGAGGCCGAAAAGATCACCAACCGCGACATTGCCGATTACCTGGGAGGGCTCCCCGAGCAGAAGATGCACTGCTCGGTCATGGGGCGCGAGGCGCTCGAGAAGGCGCTGGCCGACTGGAGGGGCGAGGAGGTCGCACCGCACGAGGAGACCGAAGGCGATGTGATCTGCCAGTGCTTCGGCGTCACCGACCCGCTCATCCGCAAGGTGATCCGCGAGAACAATCTCAAGACGGTCGAGGACGTCACCAACTACACCAAGGCAGGCGGCGCCTGCGGCTCGTGTATACCCAAAATAGAAGACATCCTGAACGAGGAGCTTAAAAAACAGCCCGCCTCCGCCGGCGCCGAAGTGAAGAAGGAAAAGCTCCCGCTCTCGAACATAAAGCGCATGCAGCTCGTCGAGGAGACCATCAGCGACGTGGTGCGGCCCATTTTACAGAAAGACGGCGGGAACATCGAACTCGTCGATATCGACGGCAAGAAGGTGATGGTGGCGCTCCGCGGGGCGTGCGCCAACTGCCTGGTGTCCGACGTCACGTTGAAAAACCTGGTGCAGGAAAAGCTGCGCGAGTTCGTCGAGGACGACATTGAAGTTATAGAGGTGCGATAGGAGGCCATGGCGATGAACAGAACGGTGTATCTCGACAACAACGCGACCACGATGGTGGACCCGGAGGTCCTCGAAGAAATGCTTCCGTTTCTCAAAGAGCGTTACGGCAACCCCTCCAGCATGCACGACTTCGGCGGCGACGTGGCGCGCGACCTGGAGCGCGCGCGAATGCGGGTGGCGGAGCTTCTGGGCGCCGAAAACGATTACGAGATCGTCTTTACCGGCTGCGGCACCGAGTCCGACAATTTGGCCATCCTGGGAACGCTCGCCTATTTCCGGGACCGGCGCCACATCATCACCTCCAAGGTCGAGCACCCGGCCGTGCTGAACCTCTACCGCAAGCTTGAACGGGAGGGCTACCGCGCGAGCTACGTTCCGGTGGACCGCGACGGCAAGCTCGATATGGAATTTTTAAAGAAGTCGCTGGGCGATGACACGGCGCTCGTTTCCATCATGCACGCGAACAACGAGACGGGCGTCATCTTCCCCGTGGAGGAGATCGGTCGGCTCTGTCGCGAACGGGGAGTGCCCTATCACATAGACGGGGTGCAGGCCGCGGGGAAGATCCCGATCGACGTGAAGAAAATCCAGTGCGACCTTTATTCGATTTCAGGGCATAAATTCCACGCCCCAAAGGGGATGGGCGTGCTGTATATCCGGCGCGGCACCCGTATCCGGCCGCTCATGTACGGCGGACACCAGGAGCGCGGAAGGCGCCCCGGCACGGAGAACGTACCCGGAATCGTCGCCATGGGCAAGGCCGCCGAGCTTGCGCTCCAAAACCTGCCCGCGGAAGAAAGGGTGCGCGCGCTTCGCGACAGGCTTGAAAGCGGCATCCTCGCTCGCTTCTCGAACGTGCAGCTTAACGGCGCGAAGGACGCTCGCGTGCCCAATACCACGAACGTCGGTTTCGAGTACATCGAAGGGGAGGCGATCCTCCTGTACCTCAATGAAAAGGGGATCGCGGCGTCGTCGGGGTCGGCGTGCTCTTCGGGCTCGCTCGAACCCTCGCACGTGCTGCGCGCCATGGGGGTCCCTTTTACGGCGGCGCACGGCTCCATCCGCTTCTCGCTCAGCCGGTTTACGACCGGGGAAGAGGTTGATTACACGATTTCGGCGCTTCCGGAGATCATCGACCGGCTGCTGGAGATTTCGCCGTTCTGGGACAGCGCGACAAAACAGTGCCGGCCGGTGACGATTTAGGGCCGAACGGTTACGCCCGGTTTGTTTTAATTGGGTTCGGTGGAATGCACCGGCGAATCGTGCAGCCTGAGTGCGGGATTATTCCCCATGAAATACTGCATCGACCAGACGTCGGGGAAGAGGATGACGGGCCTGCCCCGGTCGTCCGCCCCCTGCGCGCAGCCGTGGGGAAGCGAAATGTCGGGATTGTCCGTCCCCTGCAGGTCCCCGAGCCATCGCGTAACGCTCCATTGCTTCATTTCGAGTTTCGATTCGACACCGTATTCATCCCCGAGCCTGTATTGCAATACCTCGAACTGAAGAGGGCCGACCGCTCCAAGCAGCGGGAGGTTGCCTGGGTGGTTTTTAAGAAAAAAGGATTGAACGATGTCCTCGGCCAGGAGGTGATCGAGCCCCTTTCGAAACGACTTGTAGCCGGAAGATGAAATGTTTTGAATGTACGCGAAACACTCCGGCGCGAACCGGGGGATTTCGTTAAAACGCAGGAGCGGGTCCGTGCTGAGAGTGTCGCCGATTCGGAAGTCCGCATTGGTGACGAATCCGATAATGTCGCCCGCGAAGGCCTCGTTGGCGGTTTCCCGTTCCCGCCCGAACACGTTATGGGAATTAGAGATACGTACTTCTTTGCCGCTGCGCGTATTGAAAACGCTCATGTCCCGAAGGAATTTTCCGGAACACACCCTGGCGAAAACCATCCTGTCCCTGTGCTGGGAGTTCATGTTGGTCTGTATCTTGAACACGAACGCGGAGAAGACAGGGCCCTCGAGCGGTACGGTGACATCGCCCGCCTTCCGGGGCAGGGGCTCTTTCGAATATTCCAGAAACCCTTTCAGCAGATGCTCGACGCCGAAATTATTGGAGGCGCTGCCGAAAAAAACCGGCGTCGTCCTTCCCCCGTGCACCTCGGCCGTGTCGAAGCCTCCGTGGGCCACGTCGAGCATTTCGATCTCTTCGATTATCTGTCTGTACGACGGTTCACTGAGTATGTTTTTTACGAGCGGGTCCGCGAGGTCGTGCACGGAAACGGGCGATTTATACGCGCCGCCGGGGACCTTTTCGTAGAGGTGGACCTCCCTGCCGATCCTGTCGTATACGCCCTTGAAGAAAACGCCGCTCTCAAGCGGCCAGCTTACCGGGTAGGCGTGCATGCCGAGCACCTTTTCGATCTGGTCGAGCAGATCGAGGGGAGGCATGGCGGGACGGTCCAGCTTGTTGATGAACGTAAAAATGGGAATGCCGCGTTTTTTACAGATCTCGAAGAGCTTGATCGTCTGGCTTTCAATGCCCTTGCCCGCGTCGATCACCATTATAACCGCGTCAACCGCCGCAAGCACCCTGTAGGTGTCCTCGGAAAAATCCTTGTGTCCGGGGGTGTCGAGAAGATTAAACCTGTATCCCCTGTATTCGAATTGTAAAACGGTGGAGGATATCGAGATGCCCCGTTTCTTCTCCAGTTCCATCCAGTCGGAGGACGTTTCCCGCTGCTTTTTCTTCGCGGTCACCGAACCCGCCAGCTCGATCGCGCCGCCGTAAAGCAAGAGCTTCTCGGTGAGTGTCGTTTTGCCCGCGTCCGGATGGGAGATGATGGCGAGGGTACGCCTCGATCCGATTTCGTTTTCAATGCCGTTGGTCATTTTTCATATATCCTTGCGTGATATCTTTATCAGGGCGGTTAATTGTCAAGAAAAGTTTATATATCGCGCAGACCGGCCGCCTGTTGATCGACATTCGGCAATCTCCACCAGTCGCGACGAAAAAAATAATTAAACATTGACAATTTTTTACACCTGTGGATAATTGGAAGCTATAAAATGTAATGGCCCGCTTGAAATACTCCTCTTCTTCTTTCCTATGAATGATTTCAGGTAAGCAAAAAAGGATTTTTTCGGGGCCGGCACTGCGGGGTTTCCCATGCAGATTATTACAACAGGAGTTTGTCAGTATGGCAGAAGGCGTAGTAAAATGGTTTAATGACCAGAAGGGCTTCGGATTCATTACGAGCAACACCGGCGGCGACGTGTTCGTCCACCACTCAAGCATCATCGGCGATGGCTTTAAGAGCCTTTCAGAAGGCGAAAAAGTGCAGTTCGAAATCGAAAAAGGCGAAAAAGGGCTCAGGGCTGTCTCAGTACGCGTTATATAACACGGTTGCTGTAATGAGGCGATAAAACCCTGGTTTTCCCAAAAATCAGGGTTTTTTTCCGCTTCGATACCGGGAACATTGTGTCTACCAGATTTTTCATAGGAGGTTTGCGTGGCGAAAAAGACCAGAGGATTTAAAAGCGAGAAAAGAAAGAAAGAGGTCGCACGCCAGAAAAAGCAGGAAGAGAAGCGTCTCCGCCGCCTGAACAAGGGGCCGGATGGCGAAGACCTTCCCGATGGATCCGAAATCGGCGACGAGGCCGGCGATGAGGTTGCCGGAGAAGCCGCTGAAGAAGTCGCCGAAAAGACCGCTGAAGAGGCTTAGCGGATTATTTCGTTAATCAGCTTGCCGAGCGTCTGGTCGTGGGTGTGGATGGTCTTCTGGTTGGCTTCGTAGCTTCGCTGGACCTCGATCATGTCCACCATCTCGCGAATAGCGCTCACGTTCGATTTTTCCAGAAAACCCTGAATTACCTTGATCTCACCAGGAGGGAGCGCCGGGCCGGAGAACTCCGTCTCCCGGTACAGGGTACCGCCTTCTTTTTTAAGCTCGCGGACGTTTTCGAAATCGGCGAGCTTAAGCCGGTCGATCACGACGGGCTGGGCCCAATCGTTGCTCGCCATGCTCACCGGATCGCGCGGATCGAGCGACATGTTCGCGTTGACGAGCACCTCTCCCCGCTCGTTTATGATGAAATTATTTTCCTGCACCCGGATGGGCCCGTTTTCCCCCATGAGGGGATAGCCCGTGTGGGTGACGATGACGCCTTCCTGGCTGATGGTGAACGCCCCGTCGCGCGTATAGCGCTCGCCGCGCTCGGTGTTCACCGTGAAAAAGCCTTTGCCTTCGAGTGCTATGTCGAAATTGTTCTCGGTGCGCTGCAGCGAGCCCTGGTCGAACTGGGTGTACACCTCGTTGACCTCGACCCCGGTGCCGAGCTTTCCCACAAGGGGCATGGTGTCGTACGAGCCGGCGGGCGTGATGCCGAGGCCGTCATCGTTGATGCGCCGAATGAGCATGTCCGGGAAGGCCTTGAAGAGCGTGAGATCCTTCTTGAAGCCGGTCTGGTCGACATTGGCCAGGTTGTTCGCGACGACGTCCATGCGCGCCTGCTGGGCGATCATTCCCGTGGCGCCGGTGTAGATTCCTCGGAGCATATCAGGGCTTTCCTCCTTCCTCCCTGATAATATCGGCACCCAGCGGGGATAACTTTTCAGATAATTTTTCGTAGCCGCGGTCCGAGTGATAGATGCGCCGGATCTCGGTGCCGTTCTCGGCGGCCAGCGCCGCGAGCACGAGCGCCGCCCCGGCGCGCAGGTCGGACATCATGACCGTGGCCGAGGTGAGCCGTTTTACGCCCTTTACGACGGCGACGTTGCCCTCGAGGGTAACGTCCGCTCCCATGCGGCGGAGCTCGCCGACGTGCGTAAAGCGGTTCTCGAAGATGGTCTCGATAATGACGCTGATTCCCGGCAGGGTGGTCATGAGCGCCATCATGGGTGCCTGGAGGTCGGTGGGGAAGCCGGGATGGGGCAGCGTGCGCACGATGGTGCCCCTCTGGCTTTTCCCGGGACGTATCCGCACGGTGTCTTTCGTTTTGTCGATGATATAGCCTATTTCGCCAAGGGTCGTCGTGAGCGCCTCGATATCGCCCGGTGCCGACTTCGTGACGGTGACGTCGCCCCGCGTGATCGCCCCTGCCAGTAGATACGTGCCGGCCTCAATCCGGTCGGGCATCACCGTGTAGCCTGCGGGAGTGAGTTTTTTGACCCCCTCGATAACGATGCGCTCGGTGCCGAGCCCCTTTATCTTCGCGCCCATCTTTATAAGGAAGTTCCCGAGGTCGACGATGTCCGGCTCCATGGCGCAGTTTTCGAGCACGGTGGCGCCCCTGGCGAGCACCGCGCCCATCATGAGGTTCGCGGTGGCGCCCACCGAGACCTGCCGCATGGGAAACTGGGCCCCGGCCAGACGCGCGGCACGCGCCTTGATGTAGCCGTGGTCGATGTCGATCTTCGCGCCCATGGCCTCGAAGCCGGAGAGGTGGATGTCTATCGGCCGCTCGCCGATTGCGCAGCCGCCGGGGAGTGACACGTCCGCCTCGCCGCAGCGCGCGAGCAGCGGCCCCATCACATACACCGATGCCCGCATGGTCTTTACGAGGTCGTAGGGCACCTCGGCGTTGCGAAGGGAGTTGACGTTTATTTTCAGCGTGTTCCGCGCGGTGTCGAATTCGCACCTGGCCCCGAGGTACTCGATGACCTTTATAATGGTCTTGACGTCCATGAGGTTCGGCACGTTTTTAAGCACCGTCTCTCCTTCGGCCAGAAGGCTCGCGACGATGATCGGGAGCGCCGCGTTCTTGGCGCCCGAAACGGGCACCTCGCCCTTGAGTTTTCTGCCGCCGCGTATCCGGTATATATCCATCGCCGTATCCTAAAATTTTCCTTTCTTGATGTCGTTGATGTCGTCGAGCTTCTTTTTGATGTCGTAAACCTCCCTGCCGAGGTTTTTGATGGTGCCCATGGCCTTCGTTCCCCCGAAGAGGATTACGAGGATGAGCACGATGATGACGAGTTCCCATATTCCGGGCATAGATTCCCTCCATTGAGCGCGGCACGGGCCGTGCCGTTTGTGCGGGTGGTTTCCGGTTGCACAACGGCCGTCTCCCGCCAACGGCCGATATATCCGTCCGGGGCGGGCTTTTGTCAAATGAAAAAGGGCGGGATTGAGCGGAGCCGTCTATTTATATCGAACCACGCTGCCGCGGACGTGGATGATGTCGACGGTTCCCAGCACCCAGTGCTGGCGTTCGTGCCACGTCCGCACGAAGATGAGATTATCGCCGCCCTTGACGGCCACGGCCTCTTCCATGGCCTTCTCCCTGTCGGCCCGGGGAGTGACCGGGAAAAACCAGAAGAGCCGGAAGGAACTGTGCTGCCCCTCGGCCTCACCCAGCACCTCGTAGTCCATTTTCTCCATGGGCCTGGCGCTGGCCATGACGTCGGCCAGATTGGTCCGTACGCTCACGCAGCCGGCAAGTGCCGCGACCGCGACGAAAAGCAGCGAGGGCATGATTACCCGTTTCGCCGAGAAGAGAATCCCCCTAATTTTTTCGCGCATCTTTTTTCTCCGTCGGGATGAATTTTATCACCTCGCCCTGAACGCTCACCGTGGTGATGCTGAAAAGAATGAACCAGAG
Above is a window of Spirochaetota bacterium DNA encoding:
- the nifU gene encoding Fe-S cluster assembly protein NifU — its product is MWDYTDKVKDLYKHPKNVGTIDNADAVGEVGSIVCGDALTLYLKIEDNIIKDAKFQTFGCGSAIASSSALTEMIIGRTVEEAEKITNRDIADYLGGLPEQKMHCSVMGREALEKALADWRGEEVAPHEETEGDVICQCFGVTDPLIRKVIRENNLKTVEDVTNYTKAGGACGSCIPKIEDILNEELKKQPASAGAEVKKEKLPLSNIKRMQLVEETISDVVRPILQKDGGNIELVDIDGKKVMVALRGACANCLVSDVTLKNLVQEKLREFVEDDIEVIEVR
- the nifS gene encoding cysteine desulfurase NifS; the encoded protein is MNRTVYLDNNATTMVDPEVLEEMLPFLKERYGNPSSMHDFGGDVARDLERARMRVAELLGAENDYEIVFTGCGTESDNLAILGTLAYFRDRRHIITSKVEHPAVLNLYRKLEREGYRASYVPVDRDGKLDMEFLKKSLGDDTALVSIMHANNETGVIFPVEEIGRLCRERGVPYHIDGVQAAGKIPIDVKKIQCDLYSISGHKFHAPKGMGVLYIRRGTRIRPLMYGGHQERGRRPGTENVPGIVAMGKAAELALQNLPAEERVRALRDRLESGILARFSNVQLNGAKDARVPNTTNVGFEYIEGEAILLYLNEKGIAASSGSACSSGSLEPSHVLRAMGVPFTAAHGSIRFSLSRFTTGEEVDYTISALPEIIDRLLEISPFWDSATKQCRPVTI
- a CDS encoding peptide chain release factor 3 — its product is MTNGIENEIGSRRTLAIISHPDAGKTTLTEKLLLYGGAIELAGSVTAKKKQRETSSDWMELEKKRGISISSTVLQFEYRGYRFNLLDTPGHKDFSEDTYRVLAAVDAVIMVIDAGKGIESQTIKLFEICKKRGIPIFTFINKLDRPAMPPLDLLDQIEKVLGMHAYPVSWPLESGVFFKGVYDRIGREVHLYEKVPGGAYKSPVSVHDLADPLVKNILSEPSYRQIIEEIEMLDVAHGGFDTAEVHGGRTTPVFFGSASNNFGVEHLLKGFLEYSKEPLPRKAGDVTVPLEGPVFSAFVFKIQTNMNSQHRDRMVFARVCSGKFLRDMSVFNTRSGKEVRISNSHNVFGRERETANEAFAGDIIGFVTNADFRIGDTLSTDPLLRFNEIPRFAPECFAYIQNISSSGYKSFRKGLDHLLAEDIVQSFFLKNHPGNLPLLGAVGPLQFEVLQYRLGDEYGVESKLEMKQWSVTRWLGDLQGTDNPDISLPHGCAQGADDRGRPVILFPDVWSMQYFMGNNPALRLHDSPVHSTEPN
- a CDS encoding cold-shock protein, which translates into the protein MAEGVVKWFNDQKGFGFITSNTGGDVFVHHSSIIGDGFKSLSEGEKVQFEIEKGEKGLRAVSVRVI
- the flgF gene encoding flagellar basal-body rod protein FlgF; its protein translation is MLRGIYTGATGMIAQQARMDVVANNLANVDQTGFKKDLTLFKAFPDMLIRRINDDGLGITPAGSYDTMPLVGKLGTGVEVNEVYTQFDQGSLQRTENNFDIALEGKGFFTVNTERGERYTRDGAFTISQEGVIVTHTGYPLMGENGPIRVQENNFIINERGEVLVNANMSLDPRDPVSMASNDWAQPVVIDRLKLADFENVRELKKEGGTLYRETEFSGPALPPGEIKVIQGFLEKSNVSAIREMVDMIEVQRSYEANQKTIHTHDQTLGKLINEIIR
- the murA gene encoding UDP-N-acetylglucosamine 1-carboxyvinyltransferase, producing the protein MDIYRIRGGRKLKGEVPVSGAKNAALPIIVASLLAEGETVLKNVPNLMDVKTIIKVIEYLGARCEFDTARNTLKINVNSLRNAEVPYDLVKTMRASVYVMGPLLARCGEADVSLPGGCAIGERPIDIHLSGFEAMGAKIDIDHGYIKARAARLAGAQFPMRQVSVGATANLMMGAVLARGATVLENCAMEPDIVDLGNFLIKMGAKIKGLGTERIVIEGVKKLTPAGYTVMPDRIEAGTYLLAGAITRGDVTVTKSAPGDIEALTTTLGEIGYIIDKTKDTVRIRPGKSQRGTIVRTLPHPGFPTDLQAPMMALMTTLPGISVIIETIFENRFTHVGELRRMGADVTLEGNVAVVKGVKRLTSATVMMSDLRAGAALVLAALAAENGTEIRRIYHSDRGYEKLSEKLSPLGADIIREEGGKP
- a CDS encoding twin-arginine translocase TatA/TatE family subunit, with translation MPGIWELVIIVLILVILFGGTKAMGTIKNLGREVYDIKKKLDDINDIKKGKF